Part of the Leptospira ellinghausenii genome, TTACTAGGTTAAATTTTACGGACCGCTTTCATTTAGTAAAAGAATTCTTCGTGGGAAATGAAAACCGAGTCGGATTCTTATTCTATTGTTTCCCCAGTATACTTTTTTTTATCTATTCTTCTTTCAAAACAAATCTATCAATTATACAAAAGAAGCTTTATGCCATTACCGTTTTCTCTTTCGTTTCCATTGTTTTGCTGAGTCCTTATTCTTCTGGAGGACTTTATGCGGGAATGCGGTTTACGGAATTCACCTATTTTTTAATCACAATTTACATTTGTTTTACGATTGTAACAGAAAAAGAAAAATCTAGACGAAGAATCCTTGTTTTATTGGTAATATTTCAGATATTTTTAGGAATTTACCATGTAAGAAAAAATATAAGAAATTTAGATTATATAAAAAAATACCATGATATATACCAATCAAAACTAGAGGAATATCCAGACGCACCAGTTTTGCACTTGAGTACATTTGATCTTCTATTAATTTCCGATTCTTTTTTGAAAAAACCACATTGGATTGTGAATTATCAAAAGAAATTTGATTTGATGGAAGAAAAACTAAAAGAAGCAAATGTTTCACATTTTCAAGTATTTGTCTATGATTTTGTGCCACCCAAAGATGATAATGTAACCGAAGAATTTTATAAAGAATGGATCAATACAAAATTTGAAATCAAATCCAAGTATTATGAAAAGCAGACAGATGAAAAAATTGCGGGTTTTAGATTGATGTTATGGAAAATGAAATGAAGAACAATAAGGAAGTAATCAAGAAATTCAAATTTGAAATTGGTATTTTTATTTCTCTTGCATTCGGTATTTTTTTTAGATTCTATAAGTTGGATAGACAGAGTTTATGGACCGATGAACTCTATTCTGTATATGCGTCCTCTCTTGAAAATTGGCAACAATTCTGGAATTATTTAGCAAGTGATCCTCATCCTCCACTTTTCCAAATTTTACTATCGATTTGGATTCACATCAATCCAACAGGGAATGAAGTTTATACTAAATTATTTCCAGTTCTAATTTCTATATTCAATTTATTTGTTTTACTATTCTTAACTAAAGGTTGGGAGAAAAAAAGAAGGTTCCTCTTTCTTTTGCTTTTTTCATTTTCACCAGGTGCAATTTACTATGCACAAGAGGTTCGATCATATTCCCTGCTTTTGTGTTTATCATCTTTTATCGTTGTTCTTTTTGATTCTTTTTTATCTGACATTCAAAATAAGAAACGATATGTATCATTAGCAATTTTATCAATTTGTATTTCTTATGTTCATTTGTTTGGATTTATTTTTGTTGGTTTCCTTTACTTTTTATTTTGGATTTACTTTTTAGGTCTAAAGGACAATCGTCGCAATCTGGTTTTTTTACTTGGAGTTGTGACATTTATTGCTTATTTGCCGTTTGTTTTTCAGTTGTTAAGTGGGGATAAGATTGCAACTGCAAGTTGGATCGATCCTCCCAATTTAGTTTTATATTTGAGTTACTATTCTTTATATTTTTATACTTCGAAAAAATTTCTGTTTTTGACTGTTATAGTTCCTGTTGTTCTTTTTTTACTCATCATATACCAACTGGTCAAAAAAATATTTAGGAAAGGTGGATTTTCTGTTCTTCGTTTATCGGAGATGTACTTGTTGGTAGCAATTTTTGTGATTATTGTAACAAGCATTTTTTCATTTTATAAGCCTATTGTAACAAATCGAAATTGGATCGTAACTTTACCACTTGTGTTTATGTTTGTTTCGGAAAAAATTTCCGAAAGTAAGAGAAGTAAAATTCTTATGGTTAGTTTGATACTTTTGACTATTCTCTCTTTTGTTGATTTTAAGAAGAATTTTTATATCGTTTTTAAGGAAGATTGGCGGTCCACAAGTCAATTCATTTCGAAACAATGTGAGGGTCGGTATGTATTTTCAAATGCGACTCCCGAATACATCAAACTCTATTTAGATTGGAATTCGGTCCAAAATTTTGAACCCCAATTATTAGGGGAAGAGACAAAGATAGAACAAAATAAACTTTGTGTTGTGTATCGATTTTTAGGTGGAAATGGAAAAAGTTTTGAGGAAAAGAATGGTTGGAAATTTGTAAAGGAACAGCAGTTTTACGGGATGGTAGTTAAGGAGTATCTGAGAAGTGAATAAACATAGATTTAGGTACATAACTTCTATTTTCGAAAGGAAGTCTTTTGAACATGAAAATTTAAATGGAATTAGAGCAATTTCGATTCTTTCTGTCGTAATCTATCATGTCTGGGTGACGGTGAAACAAATTGTTCATAGTGAATATGAATTTGTAAATTTATTTTTGGGCGCTCTTTCTTCAGGGGTTGATTTCTTTTTTTTGTTAAGTGGTTTTTTAATTTATGGGGGCTTAAGGAGGGAATTTGATAAGAATGGGAAAATAAACATAAAAGACTTCTTTGTAAAAAGGAGTTTGAGGATCTTTCCTGCTTACTATTTTGCACTATTTATACTATATTCATTTAAAAGGTTTCAGTTATCAAAGTTTGATATTCATTCGATAAAAGACCCAGCGGCAATCGCGATGTTTGAGAATATCCGGGCAGGTTTGTCCAATGTTTGGGTTGATGCTTTGTATTTAACAGACATATTGAAAGTTCCAGTTGTTTATGATGGTGGTTGGTCTTTATCAATCGAAGAACATTTTTATTTGGTTTTACCTTTTTTTTGTGTATTTTTTTTCTTTCGAATCAATTTGATTTCTCGACTTTCTGTTTATATTTTAGGATTTTCCTTTGCTCTGTTCAATCGATATTCGGTCTCCTATCCAATTGCAAATTTAGATGCTGTTTACCAACTTTATTGCAGATTTGATTCCATACTTTACGGGATGTTAGTATACGAGATGTATCATTTATTTCCATGGCAGACATTACTCATCAGATATAAACAGTTTTGGTCTTTCATATTATTATTCTTTAGTTTTTCTTTAATTATTTGGATGCACCAAATCGATTCTTCGAGTGCA contains:
- a CDS encoding dolichyl-phosphate-mannose--protein mannosyltransferase, which encodes MKNNKEVIKKFKFEIGIFISLAFGIFFRFYKLDRQSLWTDELYSVYASSLENWQQFWNYLASDPHPPLFQILLSIWIHINPTGNEVYTKLFPVLISIFNLFVLLFLTKGWEKKRRFLFLLLFSFSPGAIYYAQEVRSYSLLLCLSSFIVVLFDSFLSDIQNKKRYVSLAILSICISYVHLFGFIFVGFLYFLFWIYFLGLKDNRRNLVFLLGVVTFIAYLPFVFQLLSGDKIATASWIDPPNLVLYLSYYSLYFYTSKKFLFLTVIVPVVLFLLIIYQLVKKIFRKGGFSVLRLSEMYLLVAIFVIIVTSIFSFYKPIVTNRNWIVTLPLVFMFVSEKISESKRSKILMVSLILLTILSFVDFKKNFYIVFKEDWRSTSQFISKQCEGRYVFSNATPEYIKLYLDWNSVQNFEPQLLGEETKIEQNKLCVVYRFLGGNGKSFEEKNGWKFVKEQQFYGMVVKEYLRSE
- a CDS encoding acyltransferase family protein; the encoded protein is MNKHRFRYITSIFERKSFEHENLNGIRAISILSVVIYHVWVTVKQIVHSEYEFVNLFLGALSSGVDFFFLLSGFLIYGGLRREFDKNGKINIKDFFVKRSLRIFPAYYFALFILYSFKRFQLSKFDIHSIKDPAAIAMFENIRAGLSNVWVDALYLTDILKVPVVYDGGWSLSIEEHFYLVLPFFCVFFFFRINLISRLSVYILGFSFALFNRYSVSYPIANLDAVYQLYCRFDSILYGMLVYEMYHLFPWQTLLIRYKQFWSFILLFFSFSLIIWMHQIDSSSAFAIVFRPTLVSIGFGILMYFSFFIKPITSFFSWSFFRPFARLGYTAYLWHIIVIPIVAIKVTPIVLKNQNMLSAVYAFLYVIFFTFLISWIVYLIIELPFLRIKEKLVHPIKIQ